The genomic region TGACGCCCCAAGGGGGCTGGAATTCGCCGGGCAGCGATTGAGGAGCGATTTCCGTTCGGTCGTAGCGTCCTGCTTCCTTTGACTCGAGTGTTCCATTGCATGAATCACCCTCCGAAAAAATCCTCCATGAATCGACCCGCGCCGCCGCGTTCCGCCGATAAGCCGCTCTTCACGCCGGGTCCGTTGACGACGAGTCAAACGGTCAAGTTGGCGATGGTCCGGGACCTGGGCTCGCGGGATGGCGAATTCGTCGCCATGGTCGAACACGTCCGCGCGGAATTGCTCGACCTGGCGGGCGTCAGTCAGAGCGACGGCTACGAGACCGTGCTGCTGCAAGGGAGCGGCACGTTCGGCGTCGAGGCCGTGGTGTCGAGCGTCGTCCCGCCGCAAGGAAAGCTGTTGGTCTGCATCAACGGGTCCTACGGTGATCGCATCGCCAGAATGGCCGACGTGCACCGCATTCCCCTGGCCACGGTCCGCGCGCCGGAAGATCAGCAGATTGACCCCGCAGCGGTCGAGCAAGCCCTGAAAGCCGACGCCGCGATCACTGATGTGGCGATCGTGCATTGCGAGACGACTTCGGGGATCCTCAATCCCATCGAAGAAGTTGGCCGCATCGCTAGCCAGCACAACAAGACTTACTTCGTCGACTCGATGAGCGCCTTCGGCGCCGTCGAGTTTGATTTCCGCGCCTGCGAGATCGACTACCTGGTTTCCTCCGCCAACAAATGCATCGAAGGCGTGCCGGGCTTTTCGTTCGCGATCTGCCGCCGCGCCGCGCTCGAGGCCACGGCCGGTTTTGCCCGCACGTTGAGCCTGGATCTCTTGGCGCAATGGAAGGGGCTCGAAGGCAACGGGCAATTCCGTTTCACGCCGCCCGTGCAAACAATCCTGGCCTTCAATCAGGCGTTAGCCGAGCTCCGCGCGGAAGGGGGCGTCGCCGGACGCGCAGCGCGCTATCGCGCGAATCACGACTGCCTGCTCGAGGGCATGAACGCCCTCGGCTTCGAAGAATATCTGCCGCGCCACTTGCAAGGCTACCTGATCACGTCGTTCCGGTATCCGAGCGATCCAGGCTTCGTATTCGAAGACTTCTACTCGCGGCTGAACGACAAGGGCTTTGTCATCTATCCGGGCAAGGTCTCGAACGCCGATTGCTTCCGCATCGGCCACATCGGGCGGTTGTTCCCCAGCGATTCGCGCGCATTGCTGCACGCCATCAGCGACGTCGTACAGGAAATGGGCCTTGAATTGGAACCGGCCAACGTGGCGTAGTCTGTCTCAGTCGCGACCGAGCAGCCGCTTCACTGCGTGGCGAAAATGATGGCCGCTCAAGGTGCGATGCGGCGGCGCGACGGGTTCCGCTGGCGGCGGTTCCGGCACGGGGGGCGCTGGGATCGAAAGTAGTTCCCGCCTCCGTGCGTCGACGAGCGCTAGTTGAGCGCTCGTCCAGGGGAACCGCGAATCTTCCATCGCGAGCTGGAGCGTTGCTGCCGCGGCGTCGACGTCCCCGCGGGCATCGAGGAGCGAGGCGAGGATCAACAGCCTACGAGCACCGCCGGCGATGACCCAGGGGTCGCGGAAATCACGCAAGTAAATCGCATTGCCCCACCAAAGCCTGCCGTTGCCCGAGGGGCTGCGTGAGACGAGCCCGCTGTAGTCGACGAACTCCTCGCCGGTCGCGAGTCCCGTGCAGCGCTCCGAGTAGTGATACAAGCCGCCGAGTCTCCAGAGCGCGAACCCGCGGCTGCGCAAGTAAGTGTCGACCTCGGCGAATAGCGGCGCGCCGCGATAGATCGTGGCAAACTCCACTTCCACTTCCAGGCCAAGGCACTTATCCAACGCACGTTCGCCGCCGCGAAGAATGTCCAGTTCACAGCCCTGTGTATCGAGCTTGGCGAAGCTGATTTCTTCGACGCCCTCGGAGGCCGCCCAACGATCGAGGGTTTCGAGCTGGATCGTTTCCCGCTGGGCGACTTTGATCACGCTCAGGCCGGGAAAACGGTCGGCCAGCGTTTCGTCCGGCGGGTAAATCGACGAACAACCCGGGTTCAGGGTGATGTGCAGCGTGGCCGGCCCCGGTTCCTTGCCCAAGGCGACCGGAACGAAGCGCTCGCGGGAGCCAGCCGGCAATTGAGCATTTAACCGCGCGCACTCGTCGGGGTCAGGGTCGAAGCCGATAAGCTTGGCCAGCGGATCGAGCCGCCACCAAACGCCGCCGGCCCCCCAACGCGCCCCCACATCGAGGACTGTCGTGGCTCCAACACCCAGGATTTCGGCCGCTAGTTGTGCCGTCGTGGCTTCGCGCGACATGCTGGTGAACTCCGTTTCCAACTCGGGACGCGCCATGATAATCCAAGACGCCGCGCAACAGCCACGTCAGTTCACCTCCTGCCGGCCGACCGTCCTGACGGATATATTGCAGGAGGACGTGCCCACGCCAACCCGAAGCGCCAACGAGGGGGAGTTGACGTTGCTGCTCAGCGCGACATCGCGCTGAAACGCGACGGCCGTTCCCCCTCGCTGGCGCTTCGGGTTGGTGTGCTTTTTTTGCCCCTCAGAGCGTGACAAAATGGGTAAGCAGTTCATTTACCAGGTTTCCGATCTCACCAAAAAGCATGGCCAGCGCGAGGTGTTGAAGAACATCTGGCTGGCCTTCTACCCAGGGGCGAAGATCGGCGTGCTGGGGCGGAACGGCTCCGGCAAAAGCACTTTGCTGCGGATCATGGCGGGGGCCGATAAAGAATTCGACGGCGAAGCCCGGCTGACCGACGGGTTTACCGCCGGCTATGTGCCGCAGGAGCCGCAACTGAATCCCGCGAAGGACGTTTTTGGCAACGTCCAGGAAGCGGTCGCCTCGAAGCGCCAGATCTTGGAACGCTTCAATGAGATCAACGCCAAGTTTGCCGAGCCGCTCGAACCAGACGCGATGGACAAGCTGCTGGCCGAGCAACAGCGCGTGCAGGATCAAATCGATCTGCATAACCTTTGGGAACTGGACCGGCAGGTCGAAATCGCCATGGACGCGATGAATCTGCCGCCGGGCGACGCCGACGTCAGCAAACTCTCCGGCGGTGAACGTCGCCGCGTGGCGCTCTGCCAGATGCTACTGGAACAGCCGGATTTGTTGTTGCTCGACGAGCCGACGAACCATCTCGACGCCGAATCGGTCCAATGGCTGGAACGTCATCTGGCCGAGTACCCCGGCACGGTCGTCGCCGTGACGCACGATCGTTACTTCCTGGACAACGTCGCCGGTTGGATTCTGGAATTGGATCGCGGCCGCGGTTTTCCTTACGAGGGAAACTACACGTCGTGGCTGGAACAGAAGAAGGCCCGCCTGGCAATCGAAGAGAAGCAGTCCAGCGCCCGGCAGAAGACGTTAGAGCGGGAATTGGAATGGATTCGCATGTCGCCCAAGGCCCGCCAGGCGAAGAGCAAGGCCCGCATCAAATCTTACGAGCAGATGTCGGCCGAACGCTTTGAGGAGCGGCCGGACGAATTCGAGATTCAAATCCCGCCAGGCAAGCATCTCGGCGACCTGGTGGTCGACGCCACGAAACTCACCAAGGGTTTCGGCGAGCGCGTGTTGATCGATAACCTCGATTTCCGTTTGCCTCCCGGCGGCATCGTGGGAATTATTGGCCCGAACGGCGCGGGTAAGACGACGCTGTTTCGCATGATCACCGGCGAGGAACAACCGGACGGCGGCAGCTTAAAGATCGGCGAGACTGTCGAACTGGGTTACGTCGATCAAAATCGCGATGCGTTGGCAGCCGACAAAACGGTGTTCGAAGAGATCTCCGGCGGCCACGATACGCTGGAAATGGGAGGCCGCAAGATCTCCGCGCGCGCCTTCGTTGCGCGGTTCAACTTCCAAGGCACGGACCAGCAAAAACTCGTCGGGCAACTCTCCGGCGGCGAACGCAACCGTGTCCACCTGGCCAAACTGTTGCGGCGCGGTTGCAACGTGCTGCTATTGGACGAACCGACAAACGACTTGGACGTCGATACGCTGCGCGCACTCGAAGAGGCGGTGTTGAATTTCGCCGGCTGCGTCGTCGTCATCAGTCACGATCGCTGGTTCCTGGACCGGGTGGCCACCCACATTCTGGCCTTCGAGGGAGACGGATACGTCCACTGGTGCGAAGGCAATTTCCAGACCTACGAAGAACAACGCCGCGCCCGCCTCGGCATCGCGGCCGACGAGCCGCACCGGTTTCGGTATAAGAAGTTGGCGCATTAGTTTGGCGCGCAACCTGCTTGACCGGGCGTGTGCGATTCGCGGATGATGCCCGGCGTAACGAGATTTCAACGCACTCCACGGAACATGGATCCATGACGGTCACGCACGTCGGCTCGAATGAGCAGTACGCCTCGAATTGGGAATCGATCTTCACCAAGCGGGCGAAAAAGCAGGGAGCCGCCACGAAGACGCCGGCGAAGACCAAGGCCAAGGGAAACGCCAAGAAGCAGACGGGCACGAAGTCACGCAAGAAGTGAGCGACTCGGACTGATTGCACTTGGATCAAGGAGGCCCAAACGATGAAACTGCGACTGCGCTATTGCGCGATGTGAAACTACGAACCGCAGGCCGTCAGTTTGGCGAGCCGGCTGCTCAAGCAGTACAAGCAACGGATTGAATCGCTCGAATTGGTCCCATCGAGCGGCGGGTGTTTCGAGCTCACGCTCGACGACGACCTGATCTACTCGAAGCTCCGCACCGGGGAATTTCCCGACGAGGCGAAGTTGACCAAGCAGGTCGGCCAACTGCTCGCCAGCAAGTGAATTGGCGCCCGCCGCAGGTCAGGCTTTCCAGCCTGACAACTCTCCGGACGCTGGTGAGGGACCAGTCAGGCTGGAAAGCCTGACCTACGCTATTTCGCGGCGCGGCAGCGGTAGAGCGACATCAGCGCGAAGGCGGTGCCGTAAGGCTGGTGGTAATCGTAGAACGGGTAATCCCACCACGAGCCGTCTTTCTCCTGTAAGTCGAGCAACGTGCGCGCGAGATGCGCCTGATACTCCGGCCGCTCCGCCGCGGGCAAGGCTTCGACGCAGAGCGCGGCATAGTAGTGGCCGAAGTAATAGAAGTAGCCGGCCACCAGGAACCATGATTCGTGCGGCACGGGGCGCTTGCGGCCGATGCTGAGCCAGCCGTTGCGGGCAAAGAGGCGATCGAGCCACGCCCGCATGATCGGATCGGTGACCGTTTCGTCTCCCCAGAGCCGCATCGCGATATTGCAGCACTGCGATCGCCCCAGGCTGCCGCCGGGGTCGTTGATATCGACGCCTGTACGAAATTGGAATTGTTCCCCGTACAGGTAGGCGAAATCAGGCCGCCGCTGACGGTGCAACGAATCCATGGCGCGCTTCACGAGCGGCGCCGGCGGTTCGATGCCTAGCCGTTTGAGATCGTGCATTGCCGTCAGAATCGCGCCGGACACGAAGCTGGTGGAATCGCAGGTCGGTCGTTTCGCGCCGACCTCGAAGTCGTAGTAGCCCCAGCCGCCGTCGACCGTCTCGTAGCGCCCGAGTAAATCCAATTGTTGAGCGATCAACTCGCGAATCTTCGTTTGCAATTCCGCGTCGTCCGGCTTCCGCTCCGCCAAATACACGAGCGCCGTGAGGCTGTAGCCATGCGTCCAGACGTTGTAGATCGCATCGGGCGTGGCGCGGCGCACATGCGGCAAGTGCTCGAACAGCCAGACCTGGCCGCGGTCGATCGACTGCGTGATCCGCTCGTCCTTGCGGTCCGCAAAGCGTTCGGCCTCGCATAGCGCCGACAGACATAGCGACGTCACCGCCGCGCGAAACGCCTGATGCGCGCCCGGTACGGGCGCGTAGATATTCAGCCCCTTGGTACGCCGCGCGGAACCCCAAGAGCCGTCGGCGTTTTGTTTACCAAGCAAGTAGCCAATGCCGCGATCAAGCGCGGCGTCCAGTTCCTCCGTCGCCGGCGCGGCAATAGCAGGAAGCTTGGGCGTGTTGAGCAGTACGGCCGGCGCTTCGGCACGCGCCGTCGTGACACCCAACATGGCCAGGATAAGCGTGACACAAACAAGTCGCATGAATCGGATTCCCGTCAAAAGCGGATTTGGACGGTGAAGCGGGTGTTTCAAGGATTTACCACCGAGGGAACGGAGAACACGGAGAGGGAGAGAGGAGATCGAAGTGTTCAGTTTTCCGTTTTCAGTTGGAGGAACACATCGAGTGTCGAGTTTCCATCTCATGATAGACGAATCTTCCTCGCCCTCTCTCCTCCGCGTCTCAGCGCCTCCGCGGTTCAATTTGAATTCCCTTCGCTTCGCCCCGTGCTGAACTCCGTGGCATCGACGTCGCTACTCCGCCGGCTTTTCGGTCAAGATCGTTTCGTCGCCGGAGAGGCCGGATTTGATTTCGGCTTGTTTGTCGTTCTTGTGGCCGATTTCGATCGGGCGCTTTTCGTGCTTGCCGGGCTCGGTTTGGATCAGCACATAGTGCTCGTCCGGCGTCGCTTCGTCGCTGAACACGGCGCCAGTCGGCACGAGCACCGCGCTTTCGTTGCGATAAGCGACGAGTTTCAGCTTGGCGTTCATGCCCGCGACGAGGTGGTCGGCGTGTTCGCCGGACGTGATGTCGAACTTCGCGTCGAACTTGCCGGAGGAACTGGGAATCGCCGAGATCTCTACCAACTGCGCCGGCAACCGTGCGTCCGGCCAAGCGGTCGGCGTTGTAATGCCCGCCAGACCGACGCGGAGCATCGATAAGTCTTTTTCCTCCGCGGCGCCACGCAACCAGTGGCCGCCGGGGGCGACGATCGTCACGAACACGTCATTAGGGGCGAGGTTCCCGCCGATTTGCAAGCGCTCGGCCACCGTCGACGCCGCCGTCCATTGGCCGGCAGTGCATTTGCCGTAGTAAACCACGCCGTCGATCGGCGCGACGATCTCCAAGAGCTTCCGATCCGCTTGCAGATCCGCTAGCGCTTGCTCACTCTTTTCCAGCGCGACTTGCTGCGTGCGCAACTCCAAGCTCGCTTGCTTCAGCGCGACCGGCAGCGTCAACTTTGAACGCGTGTAGTTGATCGAGGCCAACTCGGCGCTCAGCTTGCGGCTTTGTTCCTGGCGTGGTAGTTCGTACTTAAGCGTTCGCTCGTATTCCCGTTCGGCCATCGCGACGTAAAACTTCGCTCGCTCGGTCGCCTCGCGTTGGCGTTTGAGGACGATCTCTTCGGTCTCTTCCGTCAGATCGTCGGCCGCGTACATCTTCTCCAGTTGGTTCAACTCTTCCTGCTCGTTCTCCAGCGACGACTTCGATTGCTTGAGCGAGTACTCGGCGATCTGGCGGGATTGCTCCAAGTCCTCCGTGAAGAACAGTTGCAGGTCCTCGTCGAAGATCTTCTTCGCCCGTTCCACTTGTTCCATATCAAGCGGCGCGGAGCGCTCCAGCAGTTTGAACTCTTCCTCCGCCTGCGCGAGTTTTAGCTTCGCCAGCTCCAGCGCCTGCGATTGATCGGCCAGGGCGCGATCCAACTCGCTCAGGTCGAGCGTGACCAGCGACTGCCCCTTGGTAACCCTCTCACCATGGGCCACGGCGCTGACGACCGTCATTTCCTTCCAGGATTTGGGACGGACGACGATCGGCGTCATCTGCTTCGCTTCGAGCACGCCGTCAAGGGCGATTTCGATTTGAAACAGGCCGCGCTTGACCTGGTGCGTCTTAGCCTCGGCCGGCTTTTCCGCTTCCTTGGTTTCCTGCGCTTGCGCCGCGCCGTACATCGTCAGCGCCAACACCAGTCCAGAGAAATAGTTCGTCATCATCACGCTGCGCATGTTTCCGCCCTCGAAGCAAAAAAAGAGAAGGGTCGCCACCGGCTTCCCTTCTCAGTGATTCACAAATCAAGTTTTCCGCCAGGCCGTCTATTTGAACGACAGGAGTTCGATCTCAAAGACCAGCACGGCGTTAGGACCAATGTCCGCACCAGCGCCTTCGGCGCCGTATGCCAATTCGCTCGGGATGAACAACTGCCACTTGTCGCCGGCCTTCATCAACTGCAGCGCTTCGGTCCACCCGGCGATCACGCCGTCGACCTGGAACTCGATCGGTTCGCCACGATCGTACGACGAATCGAACACGGTGCCGTCCAACAGCGTGCCGCGATAGTGCGTGGTGACCGTGCTGTCCGACTTCGGCGACAGGCCTTTGCCGGCCTTGAGCACTTTGTACTGCAAGCCGCTCGGCAGGGTCTTGATCCCTTCCTTGGCCTTATTGGCCGCCAGGAACGCCGCGCCGTCCTTCTTGTTCGATTCCACCATCTTTTGATGGCGCTCGACCTGGATCTTTTCGATCAACCGGCCGAACTCTTCCAACGTGGCTTGCAGCTCCTTTTCCGTGAGCTTGACATCCGCCGCGGTCAGCCCATCGACCAGGCCGCGCGCGAACTCCTGCGCGTCCAAAGGCAGCCCTTGCTTCTTGAACTCGCGGCCTTGGCGGAGGCCGGCACAGTAGCTCCCCTGCTTCTGGAGCGCCTGCTGGTTCGCCGAGGCCGGCGGCGCTTGCTGCTTGGGGGGCGGGACTTGTTCTTGTGCGTACAGCGTGGTCGCGGTCAGGCAACCACAAACGAGTAAGAGGAACGCGTTCTTCATGACAATTCCTACCTTGAGTAACGAGACAACGTCCCGTTGATGATACCCCACAAGACGCCCCGGCAAAGGGCGCTCGGCGGCAAGCTCGCCTCAACCGGGAGAACCCGGGAATTCGGGCGCGCGACCGCTCTTCTGTAGCCCAGGTCTGTGACCTCGGCGGGGCGGCATACAGCGTTTTTCGACGCGCGGCCGAGGTCACAGATCTCGGCTACAGAATGCCTGCCTACCGCGCAAGCGGTCCGGGACGCGACGTCGTATACAGGCCCGGCACGAACGGCGCCGGGCGCTTGGCCGAGGCCCCGACGGAGGGGTTCGGCTGCGTTGCCCCAGCGGCCGGTCCGCCGGGAACTTGCTGCGGCATGGGCGACAGGCCAGCCTTCGTGCCCGTTGCCGGTCGCGGCGGATTCACCAGTTGCGGCGTCGGGCCGGCGCTCACGTTCAACGGACGCTGCATGATGTAGTTCATCGGTCCGGGCCGCATCTTCAACGAGTCCCGTTGCGCGGCGTCCTGATAGGCCCTGCCGGGCCACGGGCCTTCGGCCAGGAAGACGTTGTTGTAGTCCAGCAACGAACCCTTCTCATAATGGATGTTCTTCACCGCCACGGCGTATTCCACGAGCGAGAAGTAGTACTTCGAGTCGGCCTCGGCCAGGCGGCGCTGGGCGTCGAGCAGGCTGTTCAGATCGACCTGCAATTCGTTCTGCACTTTGTTTTCGAGCACGAGCAACTGCTGCCGTGCCGCGAGGCGTCGGTTGAAGTTCGTCTGCGCGACGCGATACGCGCGATCCTTTTCGGCGATCGCATTCGCCAAGTCATGGACGATCTCGCGTTCCTGTTCGCGGAGCACCGCCCGTTCGCGCGCCAGGAACAGTTGCGCATTCCGCACCGCGGCATGAGCGCGGCGCTGTCCGAACGGGAACGCCAATTCGGCGCCGAGTTGCCATTCCTGGAAATCGCCGGTGGTCAGGTTTTCCCAGGCGTTGTCAAACGGGACGTTTTCGCCCGTGGGATCGATCAAGTCATTACCGAAACCCCGGAAGCGGTATCGCCCCACGGCGTCGAATCGCGGCATCAGGAAGTTGCGATTGGCGAGCAGTTCCAACTCGCGGCGCTTGATGATCCAGCGTTGGCGCCGCAACTCCGGCCGCCGCATAATCGCCTCGGGCAGCGATTGTTCCCACTCGAACTGCACGCGAGCCATCAGCGGCTCGTCGGCCGGGCGAATCCAGCGCCCGTCACTGATCGGCAGGCCAATCAGCAATCGCAACCGCCGCTCGGCCACGTGGACGCCCAGCGAACCCCGGAAAGTGCCGCCGCTGGAACCGTTCAGCGTGCGCGTTCCATCAAGCAGTCGGCCGGTCAAGGCATTTTGCACTTCCTCTTCAAAACGGAAGTATTGCTCGCGGGCCTGCGCTTCCTTTTCCGCTTCGCCGCCCAGGCTGTTGGTGCGGTTCAAAGCAGCGACGCGCCGCCAGGTTTCCAGCGAGCGATTCCGCGCGGCGATCCGCGCGTCGAGATCGCGATAGGCGTAATACAGGTCCCAGTAAGCGTTCTCGACGTTGCTCGTGAGGTCCGGCAAGCCCTGCTCGAACTCCGCCAAACTGATATCCGTGTTTACGCGGGCGATCAACACGCCGAGCGGCAAGCCAGGCACGCCGTTCGGCCCGGAGATGCGATTGAAGTTCACGCCGCCGCCTTGCAATAACGGGTGGCGGAACTCGGCTTCCAGGTTCGTGTTCCAGGCGCTCGGAAAGCGGTTCGCCGGCGCATTGTTGGCGTCGTAATCGGTGTTGTGCCGCGCGGTGAATCGCGTGCCGGTCGCGGCGACCTTGGTGATCTCTTCGCGGAAGACCATCGTGTCCTGCGTGAGCAAGCGCGTGCCGCCGCCCAGGAAGGAATTATTCAGCGCGCGATCGTTCTTATCAAAGAACGTCGACATCGCAAACGAGGCGTCGAACGCGCTCAGCGCCGCGTCGACGCCAAAGCGCGGGTCCGTCTCGACGATCGCCGGGCCATGCACCGTGCGGAGCGTGCCCGGGGAACGCAGCATGGCGCCGCCCAGGTCTCTCAGTACCTGACTGTTCTCCAATGCCAGGCGCATCGCCTCTTCGAGCGGCAGATCCCAGTACTGGGGCGGCAGCGCCGAGTCCAACGTCTGCGGCGGGAGGGCGCCGACCAGGCTCGGATCGTGGCAATTGAGATCCGGTTCGACTTCTTCCAACTTCAGGGCCGTACCCTGATAATGCTTCAGCGAGTCCGAGAGGCCGAGTTTAAGATCCGACTTCGGCGCGTGGCAGCCCACGGCCGTCCACACCAGGGCGGCGGACACGAGCGCGGAGATACACTTACGCGAAGTCATCGTCGTGCTTAAATCGGCAACCGACAGCCAGTGCAACCGGTTTTTTCGGCACAATCGCCAGATTTCGCCCAAATTGACTTTCGAGCAATGCGGGATTGGGAAGTCCGGGCGTTCTGTGTCGACTTGGGCTGACAACCGGTCGGACCAGCCATCACACGGCGATATGAGACATAGCCCGGACGACGGTGTCGCGGGCTGGCAACTACGCCAACTCCTGAATCGCCCGCGAAACACGCCAAACACACGAAAGTAGAGACGAAACAGAGAAGGAAGGGCGAGAAACGGGTGGGATTCTCAAGAGCAAATGGTCGAGGGCGTACTTTGAATGTTGGTTTTTGGCCGGACCAATTCAAATCGTTCAACAGCAATCATTTTCGCGTTTTTCGTGTGTTTCGCGGGCCACTCCTCATAGCGCAAAGCAACCCAGGTACTTCCCGGCATGGCGGTTGAACTCTCTGACGCCGAAGACCGCCAAAGCGATGACGCTTGGCGTGAAATCGACCAGTTGCTGGCCGATGTCGCCGCGTTGGCCAGCACCGCCGTCGAGGAACGCGCGTTTTACGCGCGCGCCTTGGAACAGACGCGCATCGCCACGCAGGCGCTCGGAGCGCGAGCCTGGATTCGAGATCAGTCCGGGAACTGGACTTCGTTGGTGGACGCTGGAGATGCGTTGACGCACGGCGCCGACGACGGCAAGCGCGTCGGGCAAGCGCTATCGCGACGCGAGGCCCGCGTCGTGCGGCTATCCACGCGCGGCGCGCCACGCGACGACGACGCGATGCTGGCGCCAGTCGTAGTAGATGGCTGCCTGCTGACGGCGATCGAAGTTCAGCCACGAGAGGAAGTGTCCGACTCAATGCGCGTCGGCCAGGAGCGCTTCCTGGCGGCGGTGGCGGATTGCGCAGCGGAGTTTCATCGCAACGCCTTACTGCGTCAACTGCGCGGGCGCGAAGCCTGGTGGCGCAGTTTCGCCGACTTCAGCGCTCGCATTGCCGAACCGACATCGTTGGCGCGCGTCGCGGCGGAAATCGCCAACGGATCGCGCACACTGCTCGAAGTCGATCGCGCTGCCGTGGTTTCCTGGTCCGGCGGCCGAGCTACGATGCAGGCCGTGAGCGGCGTCGATGCCTTCGATCCGCGCGCCGCCGCGGTGCAGAGCGCCGAAGCATTAACGCAAGCGGTGCTACAAATCCAGGAGCCGCTTTGGTATCCGACAGATGGCGCAATTCTCGCCCCGCAGGTCGAAGCGTCGCTCGCGCGGCACTTAGATACCTCGCCCGCGAAGAAGCTCGCAGTCTTGCCATTGGCCACGGGCGACGGCATCCCGCCAGCCGGCGC from Planctomycetia bacterium harbors:
- a CDS encoding 2-aminoethylphosphonate--pyruvate transaminase; protein product: MNRPAPPRSADKPLFTPGPLTTSQTVKLAMVRDLGSRDGEFVAMVEHVRAELLDLAGVSQSDGYETVLLQGSGTFGVEAVVSSVVPPQGKLLVCINGSYGDRIARMADVHRIPLATVRAPEDQQIDPAAVEQALKADAAITDVAIVHCETTSGILNPIEEVGRIASQHNKTYFVDSMSAFGAVEFDFRACEIDYLVSSANKCIEGVPGFSFAICRRAALEATAGFARTLSLDLLAQWKGLEGNGQFRFTPPVQTILAFNQALAELRAEGGVAGRAARYRANHDCLLEGMNALGFEEYLPRHLQGYLITSFRYPSDPGFVFEDFYSRLNDKGFVIYPGKVSNADCFRIGHIGRLFPSDSRALLHAISDVVQEMGLELEPANVA
- a CDS encoding FkbM family methyltransferase; translated protein: MARPELETEFTSMSREATTAQLAAEILGVGATTVLDVGARWGAGGVWWRLDPLAKLIGFDPDPDECARLNAQLPAGSRERFVPVALGKEPGPATLHITLNPGCSSIYPPDETLADRFPGLSVIKVAQRETIQLETLDRWAASEGVEEISFAKLDTQGCELDILRGGERALDKCLGLEVEVEFATIYRGAPLFAEVDTYLRSRGFALWRLGGLYHYSERCTGLATGEEFVDYSGLVSRSPSGNGRLWWGNAIYLRDFRDPWVIAGGARRLLILASLLDARGDVDAAAATLQLAMEDSRFPWTSAQLALVDARRRELLSIPAPPVPEPPPAEPVAPPHRTLSGHHFRHAVKRLLGRD
- the ettA gene encoding energy-dependent translational throttle protein EttA — protein: MGKQFIYQVSDLTKKHGQREVLKNIWLAFYPGAKIGVLGRNGSGKSTLLRIMAGADKEFDGEARLTDGFTAGYVPQEPQLNPAKDVFGNVQEAVASKRQILERFNEINAKFAEPLEPDAMDKLLAEQQRVQDQIDLHNLWELDRQVEIAMDAMNLPPGDADVSKLSGGERRRVALCQMLLEQPDLLLLDEPTNHLDAESVQWLERHLAEYPGTVVAVTHDRYFLDNVAGWILELDRGRGFPYEGNYTSWLEQKKARLAIEEKQSSARQKTLERELEWIRMSPKARQAKSKARIKSYEQMSAERFEERPDEFEIQIPPGKHLGDLVVDATKLTKGFGERVLIDNLDFRLPPGGIVGIIGPNGAGKTTLFRMITGEEQPDGGSLKIGETVELGYVDQNRDALAADKTVFEEISGGHDTLEMGGRKISARAFVARFNFQGTDQQKLVGQLSGGERNRVHLAKLLRRGCNVLLLDEPTNDLDVDTLRALEEAVLNFAGCVVVISHDRWFLDRVATHILAFEGDGYVHWCEGNFQTYEEQRRARLGIAADEPHRFRYKKLAH
- a CDS encoding prenyltransferase/squalene oxidase repeat-containing protein, producing MRLVCVTLILAMLGVTTARAEAPAVLLNTPKLPAIAAPATEELDAALDRGIGYLLGKQNADGSWGSARRTKGLNIYAPVPGAHQAFRAAVTSLCLSALCEAERFADRKDERITQSIDRGQVWLFEHLPHVRRATPDAIYNVWTHGYSLTALVYLAERKPDDAELQTKIRELIAQQLDLLGRYETVDGGWGYYDFEVGAKRPTCDSTSFVSGAILTAMHDLKRLGIEPPAPLVKRAMDSLHRQRRPDFAYLYGEQFQFRTGVDINDPGGSLGRSQCCNIAMRLWGDETVTDPIMRAWLDRLFARNGWLSIGRKRPVPHESWFLVAGYFYYFGHYYAALCVEALPAAERPEYQAHLARTLLDLQEKDGSWWDYPFYDYHQPYGTAFALMSLYRCRAAK
- a CDS encoding FKBP-type peptidyl-prolyl cis-trans isomerase is translated as MKNAFLLLVCGCLTATTLYAQEQVPPPKQQAPPASANQQALQKQGSYCAGLRQGREFKKQGLPLDAQEFARGLVDGLTAADVKLTEKELQATLEEFGRLIEKIQVERHQKMVESNKKDGAAFLAANKAKEGIKTLPSGLQYKVLKAGKGLSPKSDSTVTTHYRGTLLDGTVFDSSYDRGEPIEFQVDGVIAGWTEALQLMKAGDKWQLFIPSELAYGAEGAGADIGPNAVLVFEIELLSFK
- a CDS encoding TolC family protein; translated protein: MSAALVWTAVGCHAPKSDLKLGLSDSLKHYQGTALKLEEVEPDLNCHDPSLVGALPPQTLDSALPPQYWDLPLEEAMRLALENSQVLRDLGGAMLRSPGTLRTVHGPAIVETDPRFGVDAALSAFDASFAMSTFFDKNDRALNNSFLGGGTRLLTQDTMVFREEITKVAATGTRFTARHNTDYDANNAPANRFPSAWNTNLEAEFRHPLLQGGGVNFNRISGPNGVPGLPLGVLIARVNTDISLAEFEQGLPDLTSNVENAYWDLYYAYRDLDARIAARNRSLETWRRVAALNRTNSLGGEAEKEAQAREQYFRFEEEVQNALTGRLLDGTRTLNGSSGGTFRGSLGVHVAERRLRLLIGLPISDGRWIRPADEPLMARVQFEWEQSLPEAIMRRPELRRQRWIIKRRELELLANRNFLMPRFDAVGRYRFRGFGNDLIDPTGENVPFDNAWENLTTGDFQEWQLGAELAFPFGQRRAHAAVRNAQLFLARERAVLREQEREIVHDLANAIAEKDRAYRVAQTNFNRRLAARQQLLVLENKVQNELQVDLNSLLDAQRRLAEADSKYYFSLVEYAVAVKNIHYEKGSLLDYNNVFLAEGPWPGRAYQDAAQRDSLKMRPGPMNYIMQRPLNVSAGPTPQLVNPPRPATGTKAGLSPMPQQVPGGPAAGATQPNPSVGASAKRPAPFVPGLYTTSRPGPLAR